A genomic segment from Glycine soja cultivar W05 chromosome 20, ASM419377v2, whole genome shotgun sequence encodes:
- the LOC114401177 gene encoding QWRF motif-containing protein 2, which yields MVAAISEDPLTSSNGTIPRRPKGRQVSSRYMSHSPSPSPSPSSTTTTTTSTSTSTTTSSSRRFPSPLLSHSSNSSTPLVPKRSQSVDRRRPRPATPLPEAAKLLVTSTRSLSVSFQGEAFSLPVSKTKAAAATPPPRKAATPERRRATPVKGENSRPVDQHRWPARTQRVDHLSKSVDVSDKKKVIGNGFGKVVRALQQSMVVEGEKRRASFDGLGGLSLDLGKAELLKGNSNSNSNANNHSNNDGGGGGGNLVNKSSLASDLTASDTDSVSSGSTSGAHESSGAAKGTKEPRGIVVSARFWQETNSRLRRLQDPGSPLSTSPASRIGVPNRNAQLKRYNSDGPMLSPRTMASPVRGNVNARPASPSKLWAGSSPSRGVSPARVRSTVASSINSGSSNTPSILSFSADVRRGKIGEDRIFDAHTLRLLYNRYVQWRFVNARADATFMVQKLNAERHLWNAWVTISELRHSVILKRIKLVLLRQKLKLTSILKGQISYLEEWALLDRDHSSSLLGATEALKASTLRLPVVEKAIADVPNLKDALGSAVDVMQAMASSIYSLSSKVEETNCLVAEILKVTSKERLLLEHCKEFLSSLAAMQVKDCSLRTHMLQLSRVPTSSCLTTRV from the exons ATGGTGGCTGCCATTTCGGAAGACCCATTGACCTCTTCTAATGGCACCATCCCCAGAAGACCAAAGGGTAGGCAAGTTTCTTCAAGGTACATGTCTCACTCACCTTCTCCTTCACCTTCACCTTCTTCAACCACAACAACAACTACTTCAACTTCAACATCTACAACGACTTCTTCTTCTCGTCGATTCCCTTCCCCTCTTCTCTCGCATTCCTCCAATTCCTCTACGCCGTTAGTCCCGAAGCGTTCCCAATCGGTGGACCGCCGCCGCCCCCGCCCGGCGACACCGCTTCCCGAGGCGGCGAAGCTTCTCGTGACTTCCACTCGGAGCCTGTCGGTTTCCTTTCAAGGAGAGGCCTTTTCGCTGCCTGTTAGCAAGACCAAGGCCGCCGCCGCCACCCCGCCGCCGCGGAAGGCCGCCACGCCGGAGCGACGGAGGGCTACCCCAGTGAAGGGGGAGAATTCGAGGCCGGTGGATCAGCACCGGTGGCCGGCGAGGACCCAGCGGGTGGATCATCTCTCCAAGAGTGTGGATGTCAGTGATAAGAAGAAGGTTATTGGGAATGGGTTTGGGAAAGTGGTGAGGGCTTTGCAGCAATCAATGGTGGTGGAGGGTGAGAAGAGGAGAGCTTCTTTTGATGGGTTAGGAGGGTTGAGTTTGGATTTGGGGAAAGCTGAGTTGTTGAAGGgtaatagtaatagtaatagtAATGCTAATAATCATAGTAAtaatgatggtggtggtggtggtgggaaTTTGGTTAATAAGTCTTCATTGGCTTCTGATCTCACTGCTTCTGATACTGATAGTGTTTCCTCTGGGAGCACTTCAGGAGCACATGAGTCTTCTGGGGCTGCCAAGGGCACTAAGGAGCCTCGTGGCATTGTTGTGTCTGCCAGGTTTTGGCAGGAAACTAATAGCCGGCTGCGCCGCCTTCAGGACCCCGGTTCGCCCTTGTCAACTAGCCCTGCTTCTAGAATTGGGGTGCCAAACAGGAATGCTCAGTTGAAAAGGTATAATAGTGATGGTCCCATGTTGTCGCCGCGAACCATGGCTTCTCCTGTCAGGGGGAATGTGAATGCTCGACCTGCTTCGCCGAGTAAGCTTTGGGCGGGATCATCCCCCTCTAGGGGGGTTAGTCCTGCTAGGGTGAGGAGCACGGTTGCCAGTTCTATCAATAGTGGTTCAAGTAACACACCCTCGATTCTTAGCTTCTCTGCTGATGTGCGAAGAGGGAAGATTGGGGAAGATCGGATATTTGATGCGCATACATTGAGGCTTCTGTATAACCGGTATGTGCAGTGGCGTTTCGTGAATGCAAGGGCAGATGCTACATTTATGGTGCAGAAACTGAATGCTGAG AGACATTTGTGGAATGCATGGGTAACAATCTCAGAACTCCGGCATTCAGTCATACTTAAAAGAATCAAGCTTGTGTTACTGAGGCAAAAGTTGAAGTTAACTTCCATTCTAAAAGGACAG ATTTCGTATTTGGAGGAATGGGCCCTTCTAGATAGAGATCACTCCAGTTCTTTGCTTGGAGCAACTGAAGCTTTGAAGGCCAGTACCCTCCGTCTTCCAGTTGTTGAAAAAGCAATA GCTGATGTACCAAATCTAAAGGATGCTTTGGGGTCTGCAGTTGATGTGATGCAGGCAATGGCATCCTCAATATACTCTCTTTCTTcaaag GTGGAAGAAACTAACTGCTTGGTGGCGGAAATCCTAAAGGTGACATCAAAAGAAAGGCTTTTGCTTGAACATTGCAAGGAGTTTTTGTCCTCGTTAGCAGCCATGCAG GTCAAGGATTGTAGCTTAAGAACGCATATGTTACAACTTTCTCGCGTGCCAACTTCCAGCTGCCTGACAACACGTGTGTAG
- the LOC114401643 gene encoding mitotic checkpoint protein BUB3.1-like codes for MASAVPATGRELSNPPLDGITNLRFSNHSDHLLVSSWDKSVRLYDASANVLRGEFMHAGPVLDCCFHDDSSGFSVAADNTVRRLVFSSNKEDILGRHDAPVRCVEYSYAAGQLITGSWDKTLKCWDPRGASGQERTLVGTYPQAERVYSLSLVGHRLVVATAGRHVNIYDLRNMSQPEQRRESSLKYQTRCVHCYPNGTGYALSSVEGRVAMEFFDLSEASQAKKYAFKCHRKSEAGRDIVYPVNAIAFHPIYGTFATGGCDGYVNVWDGNNKKRLYQYSKYPTSVAALSFSRDGRLLAVASSYTFEDGPKSQEQDAIFVRSVNEIEVKPKPKVYPNPPA; via the exons ATGGCTTCTGCGGTGCCCGCGACGGGGCGAGAGTTGTCGAATCCTCCATTGGACGGCATCACCAATCTTCGATTCTCCAATCACAGCGATCATCTCCTTGTGTCCTCATGGGACAAG AGCGTGAGGTTGTATGATGCCAGTGCCAATGTCTTGAGAGGAGAGTTTATGCACGCTGGTCCCGTCCTCGATTGCTGCTTCCACGATGATTCCTCCGGCTTCAGTGTCGCCGCCGACAACACTGTTAGACG GCTTGTCTTCAGCTCTAACAAAGAGGATATTCTGGGAAGGCATGATGCCCCCGTTCGTTGTGTTGAGTACTCATATGCCGCAG GGCAATTGATCACTGGTAGTTGGGACAAGACCCTGAAATGTTGGGACCCTAGAGGTGCAAGTGGCCAAGAGCGCACACTTGTTGGGACATATCCTCAAGCCGAGCGTGTCTACTCTCTCTCACTGGTTGGACATCGTCTGGTTGTAGCAACAGCTGGAAGACATGTTAATATCTATGATTTGAGAAACATGTCTCAACCTGAACAAAGAAGAGAATCTTCTTTAAAATATCAAACCAGATGTGTGCACTGTTACCCTAATGGAACAG GATATGCACTTAGTTCTGTTGAGGGCCGGGTTGCAATGGAATTCTTTGACCTCTCAGAGGCTAGCCAagcaaaaaa ATATGCTTTCAAGTGTCACAGGAAATCAGAAGCTGGAAGGGACATTGTCTATCCTGTAAATGCAATTGCATTCCACCCCAT ATATGGTACATTTGCCACGGGAGGTTGTGACGGGTATGTTAACGTATGGGACGGAAACAATAAGAAGAGGCTATACCAG TACTCAAAATATCCAACTAGCGTTGCAGCACTTTCGTTTAGCAGAGATGGACGCCTGTTGGCTGTTGCATCAAGTTACACATTCGAAGATGGACCTAAAAG CCAAGAACAAGATGCTATCTTTGTTCGTAGTGTAAACGAGATTGAGGTCAAGCCGAAACCCAAAGTCTATCCCAATCCACCAGCTTGA
- the LOC114401229 gene encoding LOB domain-containing protein 38-like: MSCNGCRVLRKGCSDDCMLRHCLVWIENPQAQAHATLFVAKFFGRATLMSFLSSVPSNQRSALFQSLLYEAVGRTINPVNGAVGLLWTGNWHLCQMGVEKVLRGGAALTPLPQVITSVERVMVGGEIIMCHQPKKQHVGTPPEEESEISTFGSRPLDSAPQSQTNLLTLFF, translated from the exons atgagcTGCAATGGTTGTCGAGTCCTCAGAAAGGGTTGCAGTGACGACTGCATGCTACGACATTGCCTAGTGTGGATAGAGAACCCACAAGCCCAAGCTCACGCCACCCTCTTCGTCGCCAAGTTCTTCGGCCGTGCCACTCTCATGTCTTTCCTTTCCTCCGTACCCTCCAACCAAAGATCTG CTTTGTTTCAGTCACTGCTTTATGAAGCAGTGGGGCGTACTATAAATCCAGTGAATGGAGCAGTGGGGCTGTTGTGGACTGGGAACTGGCACCTCTGCCAAATGGGCGTGGAGAAAGTGCTCCGAGGTGGTGCTGCATTGACCCCACTCCCTCAAGTAATAACAAGTGTGGAGAGAGTGATGGTTGGAGGGGAAATAATAATGTGTCACCAGCCCAAGAAGCAACATGTGGGGACACCCCCTGAGGAGGAATCCGAGATCTCCACGTTCGGAAGTAGACCACTGGATTCTGCCCCTCAAAGTCAAACCAACCTCCTTACACTATTCTTCTAA